In the Primulina eburnea isolate SZY01 chromosome 15, ASM2296580v1, whole genome shotgun sequence genome, tatATTTGAGTATTAATAGTAGCATGGTATGTGTAAGTAGGAAAACACATTttcctaaagcacatttcttgctctggcaAGAGATTTCTTGCTCTGGCAAGAGATTTCTTGctctattaactcatcagatcacataggatatcttcatcCGTTggcgaacggtgaatccccgactacaatgcatttgctgaaatgatcgattttaggtgaccgaaagcgcaacgaagcaataaaattttcgaaaaaacaTATTTATGTAGcatgaaatttcggccaccacatgtactaggtgtagcatatacaaaaacacaaaaatgtcatacatagtgtgttgagaaatcgttacctatcaacctcttgaggttgatgatggctccaaccaagatgtaaacaacttggctcttgaaaggttgaccttctacaagcttccctttgagcccgccttgctcaaatattaagcccaccaccaacaagctagatccactctaattttgcactagaaaaattagagcatttttctttgagaagtgatttctttcctcaactcttgaagaagaaaattgagagaaaaacttggagaatcccccttgaagtttcggccatatgGTATGTaatggggggaagggagactagccttggaaGTGTAAAAAGTTGTGTTGGCATGTGTGACACATGTCTTGATTATtgagaaagttgtctcccaactcttcacctcccccatgcatgcaattctatttgggcttgtaacaattacaaggcccatggacttttatttaaatgtttcaaacacatttgagcccatttaaagtttacttgactttactcaagtccactagtttaataattatttctaattatgCTCTACAGGGCCCAATGCAatttaatccaacacttgaattaatttaattatttggactctactaggcccactagtgtttaattaattcaacacttgaattaatttaatttagtccataataatgtatatgaaaatcacaatttttaaatacattattcgtttggccaacttttaatttaggaacactttctcaaataaaaagttacattctccttatagaagtcatacttctatttttatttacgcttacaaactcctttataagctgttcaacacattgaactattttacttctcaacggaatctagaaagccagtacttgtgtggccctcaatggttcattgatacaactagccgtgagttcacatctccatgtgattcggactaaacatgtccttatatgagcataccccaattgctccattcttaattatcaactccttgataagaatgtcagaactaaagtctgatagtactcaacgaatcatgttaaacgcctagcagcatcgcttacttgattccctaggtatcaaatgatagtgcctgcaagaaccattcaattatggttagcgtacagtacggtcccttcaactcatatcgagagttgtcaatgaatcgatactatgtgtcatgtcgtagttgcctcgatggtgtaatctatgaaacccctttcataattaccaccatactctgatcagagatttcaacctacatacacatgagaacacataggatatccatacccgaaggtaagcggtgaatccccgactacaatgcatcgactcctatatgtttcgacagaacacccaaccttgccacctgatgaccccatgagagtcggtaaacaagtcaaagtgtaatgctagcacatagagtctcaatgttgtcctgggtcataaggactaatggtgtacaaccatagactaggacgtttccactcgataagtgagaaccacttggaaagtcctttatggagggttgttcagtgcactctaccaggagcacctatctgcatgatcggacatcacaatatcccctaccaatgaaacatggtactcacatcgcagatactagtctctaactcgagcggcctatatccttcttagcggcggctgaatcgactaggaactgtttagaatatacagtattccaaatatgagtttcatgatactcatcatatgagcatctcatattcgttctactatttgtatattcaaggactttatctatgcaactagcatgggtatacagataaagaagtgccaaaataataatttcaaatattattaaaataaagatcgtttatacatagagttttattgtgaacactcggccaacacttggctcgacgggcacctactctaacatttgctcttacgtatttcgaaactacatccAACCTCGCCACTTGATGACCCTCGATGGAGTCGGTAATGGATCAAAGTACATGCTAGTACGAATAGCCCCTACATGGCCCCGGGTCAaagaactaatggtgtacaaccataacttcggattattccactcgataaatgaGAACCATTTGGATAGtttgagggagggttgttcaatgCATCATCATTATTGATCacccatctgtgtgaatggacatctccatgcctttgccaatgaaacatgacgtgtacatcacatatgctagtatcaagctcgagcgacctttatccttgttttaggcggcagattcgactaggaacctgtttagaatatacggtacactttCTAATGAATTCCATGTTCTTACGTTGCgacgcagacctcatggtactattgtatattcaaagactttatctatgcagcttgcatgggtaCACAGATAAAGTGTAATGCCATATcgacataggatatcttcacccgtagacgaacggtgaatccccgattacaatgcatttgctcctacgtatttcgaaactgcatccaacctcgccacctgatgaccctctgTGGACTCGGTAAACAGATCAAATTgtatgctagtacgtatagcccctacattgtcccgggtcaaaggactaatggtatacaaCCATAATTTCAGATTATtctactcgataagtgagaatcaCTTGGATAGtctgagggagggttgttcagtgcatcatcatatgatcacctaATTGTGTGAATGGACATTTTCATTGGCGTTTACATCACAGATGTTAGTCTaagctcgagcgacctttatccttgttttaggcagCTGATTCGACTAaaaacctgtttagaatatacggtacacttcctaatgagttctATGATCTTACGTTGCGACACAGACGACCTCATGATAccttttgtatattcaaggactttatctatgcagcttgaatgagtatacagataaagtataatgttATAATctaataaaatcgtaaaatactattaaaataaagattgttttacattagagtcaataaagtcGAGCCACAAGTTGGTTTGTCGGACATCTACTTTAACAATCTTGTTGCCAGGCAAACATTCAAGATGGAtatatgaacatgaacatgaacatgacaAGTAACTATCCTATGCGTCTTTCTCTTGTAGATTTTTATTTCTTTCCTTTTGATCACCATGCGGTATTGTACATATCTCAGCCAATTGATCTCATTGTAACCAATTTTTTGTACTTGCTACTGTTAGAGAGCATGTAAATTCCATATTTTTTGTGCTATAATGTAAATATGAACCGATATCTATTATCTGATTAGAAGTTCTATGTTGTCGCTGAGCCTAAACTATGTTCCTGTTTGTCACGTTGAAAGATTAGGATATCCTTAGTCACTTCTTAATCCATGGATTTGCCAGTATTTAATTAGATTCTTTAAAATACTGCTGCTTAAAGTGCATATCTCTCTCTCGTGGCGGCTTGAAGTACCAATATAACTTTGTTTAGCTATACCTATTCTAGTGATGAGTTGTGAACTTTGACATGGTGTTCATCATCTTTTAAAGTTGTGTGATCTGTCCATAATTTTCTGCGATTTCTGGTCAAGGTTGACTTGATGGATACAAAAAGTATGTTAATTTCTTAAACAGGTATTCTTGCATGTTTGGATGGATATATGAACATTGCCATGGAACAGACAGAGGAATACGTCAATGGTCAATTGAAAAACAAATATGGGGATGCCTTTATTCGAGGGAACAATGGTAAGAATCGGTCTAGAGGATATATTGTTGAATTGATTTATTACTGATGCGACTGTTATAATAGCTACGTTGATTCAAATTCTTTATAATGCAGTGCTCTATATAAGCACATCAAAGAGGACGCTGGCAGAAGGAGCATAGCTGTGGGAACATGCGAAAGGATGTGAAGATGGAATCATGTTTATCGTTAAAAACCACGAGAACTTAGCAGTATCTGTACTTTTAAACTTACGATGGAGTCGTATTTATTGGATTGTGGTTAATATCTGCAACTATTGTTATATTGACTTATGGTTTAGGCCTAAAGTTTTCTCagttggatcccggttttctcGTGCCCAAAACACAGCaggagtttaaatttttttttttttgacaatcaaaatatatatgtttgaacactcgtatggttttataATCAAAACATTCACAGGGCGTTGGAATTTTACCTTTGGGGAACAATTTTCATTTGGCTTCAACTACGTCGGTATAAGCGGACgcagctcttgttgtaaatttCTACGAACGTTCTTCGATCTCCGAATCAGGTCAACGACTGGAATATTTGTTCTTTTTCTAAATTGTATTAGAAATGTAGAAGATTTTTTTCGTTGAGATGGAACACTAAAAAACAGGCACAACCTCAAAAAATGGAGTGGCCAAATTTTTCTAGTTTTTAAGAAGGGATTTTCGAGAGCATCCTTTAGAAGAGCCGACAGTTTACTTGCTAAAGAATGAATAATGAGAGCATCAccactttttctttttcaaaactCTCGGATGccttttttcaaaataaaaaacaaaatcatcattattattttctaatcttttatttacttaattaatcatattaattaaatcaattaaagattaaaaaaatatttgcatGCCTTTTTCATAAAActtgttctgaagcttttcGGATGCATATGCACGTAAAATAAGGTTTTAAATCTTATTATATTTTCTAATCTtatatttacttaattaatctcaTTAATTAAGGTAATTAAAGATTCTAAAATTACATGCCAACTTTTGCCAATCTCGATTTTACTTTTAATACATATATTTGTGAGAATATCATgtattaatattttctttgtgTGCAAGATTTTAAATTATGGTATCATGAATATCTCCATATTACATAATTCAATaccatatttaataaaaacttaATGGACTATATTTTAacacaattaaaatataattaattattaaagtccatttgaactttaataaattttcatgatGAGCTTATACTCTTACAAGCCCATGACCCATGCTCCTATTATATTAATTTCATCATAATCCCGATCGGtaacaaaatatcatcgatgtgaCAATTTCAACTTGTTTGTTTTTATGATGCACACTTTAATTTCAAGATCAACAATGTCTAAATAAGGCAGGTGTACTCTTTTGACTGTCT is a window encoding:
- the LOC140815544 gene encoding uncharacterized protein; translated protein: MSGNSVNDLDVNKQRKQSTTKTPADFLKSIRGRPVVVKLNSGVDYRGILACLDGYMNIAMEQTEEYVNGQLKNKYGDAFIRGNNVLYISTSKRTLAEGA